A window from Leifsonia shinshuensis encodes these proteins:
- a CDS encoding SDR family oxidoreductase, translating into MTDPKPLTAHSTIGEWLAHPKGAPLIQGLLAQSGVNEEMLAPVRGLPLQQLVAMSQGQLPQSVVDGLVLQANDGVMPEDVETGWVEKVTPGRFDGRTVIVTGAASGIGRATASRIAREGGRVIAVDITAERLSDLAASLPDGSVETVVGDITRQEDIDAIVAAAGERIDALANIAGVNDDFSPAHETSDAVWDRTIGINLTGGFKLTRAVLPAMLAAGAGSIVNVASEAGLRGNASGTAYTVSKHGVVGLTRSTAFMYGPQGIRVNAVAPGGVATGIPMPAHPSEAGTARLTPFQQQIPTIATAEQLAASITFLLSDDGVNINGAVLPSDGGWSVQ; encoded by the coding sequence ATGACCGACCCGAAACCGCTCACCGCGCACAGCACCATCGGAGAGTGGCTGGCCCACCCGAAGGGCGCGCCACTGATCCAGGGGCTGCTGGCCCAGTCCGGCGTGAACGAGGAGATGCTCGCGCCGGTGCGCGGCCTCCCGCTCCAGCAGCTCGTGGCCATGAGCCAGGGCCAGCTCCCGCAGTCCGTCGTCGACGGACTGGTGCTTCAGGCCAACGACGGCGTCATGCCGGAGGATGTCGAGACCGGATGGGTCGAGAAGGTCACGCCCGGCCGCTTCGACGGTCGCACGGTGATCGTGACCGGGGCGGCGTCCGGGATCGGCCGGGCCACCGCCTCCCGGATCGCTCGGGAGGGCGGTCGCGTGATCGCGGTGGACATCACCGCGGAGCGGCTGTCGGACCTCGCCGCGTCCCTTCCGGACGGCTCCGTCGAGACTGTTGTCGGCGACATCACACGCCAGGAGGACATCGACGCCATCGTGGCCGCCGCAGGCGAGCGGATCGACGCGCTCGCGAACATCGCCGGCGTGAACGACGACTTCTCGCCGGCCCACGAGACCTCGGATGCGGTGTGGGACCGCACCATCGGCATCAACCTGACCGGCGGGTTCAAGCTGACCCGCGCGGTGCTGCCGGCGATGCTGGCCGCGGGCGCCGGATCCATCGTCAACGTGGCCTCCGAGGCAGGGCTCCGCGGCAACGCCTCGGGCACCGCGTACACGGTCTCGAAGCACGGGGTCGTCGGGCTCACCCGCAGCACGGCGTTCATGTACGGACCGCAGGGCATCCGGGTGAACGCGGTGGCTCCGGGCGGGGTGGCGACGGGCATCCCCATGCCGGCGCATCCCTCGGAGGCGGGCACGGCGCGCCTGACGCCGTTCCAGCAGCAGATCCCGACGATCGCGACCGCGGAGCAGCTGGCCGCATCCATCACGTTCCTGCTGAGCGACGACGGCGTGAACATCAACGGCGCCGTGCTGCCGAGTGATGGCGGCTGGTCCGTCCAGTAG
- a CDS encoding carbohydrate ABC transporter permease has product MASLTETGTGTGTRNARSRTAPSRAAARSKAGASSGRRIRKSPVLTVLMVLFVIYSFVPLVWLIVNATKSQPDLYSTFGLWFGKDFNLFQNIADTFTYRDGIFVQWLGNTLLYVVVGAGGATLLATVAGYGLAKYDFPGKRAVFAVVLGAIAVPGTALAVPTFLMFSQAGLTNTPWAIILPSLISPFGLYLVWTYATEAVPTELLEAARMDGAGEFRTFFTISLRLLAPGIVTVALFAIVATWNNYFLPLIMLSDPTWYPLTVGLSQWSAQATGVGAQPIFNLVITGSLITIVPIVAAFLVLQRYWQSGLAAGSVKQ; this is encoded by the coding sequence ATGGCCTCGCTGACCGAAACCGGCACCGGCACCGGCACCCGGAACGCCCGCTCCCGCACCGCCCCCTCCCGGGCCGCCGCCCGCAGCAAGGCGGGAGCGTCGTCCGGCCGCCGCATCCGCAAGTCGCCCGTGCTCACGGTGCTCATGGTGCTGTTCGTCATCTACTCGTTCGTGCCGCTGGTCTGGCTGATCGTGAACGCGACGAAGAGCCAGCCCGACCTCTACTCCACGTTCGGGCTCTGGTTCGGCAAGGACTTCAACCTGTTCCAGAACATCGCGGACACCTTCACCTACCGCGACGGCATCTTCGTGCAGTGGCTCGGCAACACGCTGCTCTACGTCGTCGTCGGGGCGGGCGGGGCGACACTGCTCGCGACGGTCGCCGGCTACGGTCTGGCCAAATACGACTTCCCCGGCAAGCGCGCGGTCTTCGCCGTCGTGCTCGGCGCGATCGCGGTCCCCGGCACGGCGCTGGCCGTTCCCACGTTCCTGATGTTCAGCCAGGCCGGGCTGACCAACACGCCGTGGGCCATCATCCTGCCGTCCCTGATCAGCCCGTTCGGGCTCTACCTGGTGTGGACCTACGCCACCGAGGCCGTCCCGACGGAGCTGCTCGAGGCGGCGCGGATGGACGGAGCGGGTGAGTTTCGCACCTTCTTCACGATCTCGCTGCGGCTGCTCGCGCCCGGGATCGTCACGGTCGCCCTGTTCGCGATCGTCGCCACCTGGAACAACTACTTCCTGCCGCTCATCATGCTGAGCGATCCGACCTGGTACCCCCTCACGGTCGGCCTCAGCCAGTGGAGCGCGCAGGCGACCGGGGTCGGCGCCCAGCCGATCTTCAACCTCGTGATCACCGGATCGCTCATCACGATCGTCCCGATCGTGGCCGCGTTCCTGGTGCTCCAGCGCTACTGGCAGTCGGGTCTGGCCGCCGGAAGCGTCAAGCAGTGA
- a CDS encoding GNAT family N-acetyltransferase, with the protein MTTEFSDQTDESRYAMHVDGELAAVLDYRILGDAISLTRAYTAPNQRGKGYAGQLVEWAVDDIEKNGTLHIVPMCSYVGDWFDKHPERAALLQRRAG; encoded by the coding sequence ATGACCACGGAGTTCAGCGACCAGACGGATGAGAGCCGCTACGCGATGCACGTCGACGGCGAGCTGGCTGCGGTGCTCGACTACCGCATCCTGGGCGACGCCATCTCGCTGACGCGGGCGTACACGGCGCCGAACCAGCGCGGCAAGGGGTACGCCGGCCAGCTGGTGGAGTGGGCGGTCGACGACATCGAGAAGAACGGGACGCTGCACATCGTGCCGATGTGCTCGTACGTCGGCGACTGGTTCGACAAGCACCCCGAGCGCGCGGCGCTGCTGCAGCGCCGCGCCGGCTGA
- a CDS encoding ROK family transcriptional regulator: MSAARRLGPSSANTRSAVLDMVRSGGTVTRTELAERSGLTATSITRIVKSLIEDGLVIETGFSESTGGKRSSLLELNSTGRFAVGLSLDAGRLTYVVTDLAGTVIGRLVSPGIEQAGPSEDVVRIARELGQLLVQLDIALESVVGVGVAGAGLDLGAGAERLSITSTEWESFALSKALEPRIGLPVVRDNDAACAALGQYWAGRVPATQDFATLYLSNGFGLGLMVGGSVARGASSNVGEIGHMVIDIDGPQCWCGARGCLEMLAAPRAVVAQALEDDDLAAQLGLTGDPQRFRADFEAIARAAAQGEPRCCELIKRSARYVAAAVLSIVNVLDLDRVVLAGPGFADAGALYVREIRDTVSRFARTRTIHPVVIELADPGLDAAAGGAATLALQHALTPHAAPGR, from the coding sequence GTGAGCGCGGCACGGCGGCTCGGCCCGTCGTCCGCGAACACCCGCAGCGCCGTCCTCGACATGGTCCGCTCCGGCGGGACCGTCACGCGCACAGAGCTGGCGGAGCGCTCGGGGCTGACCGCCACCTCCATCACCCGCATCGTCAAGTCGCTCATCGAGGACGGCCTGGTCATCGAGACCGGCTTCAGCGAGTCCACGGGCGGCAAGCGCAGCAGCCTCCTGGAGCTCAACTCGACCGGCCGCTTCGCCGTCGGGCTGTCGCTCGACGCCGGACGCCTCACCTACGTCGTCACGGATCTCGCCGGCACGGTCATCGGCCGGCTCGTGTCGCCGGGCATCGAGCAGGCCGGTCCGAGCGAGGACGTCGTGCGCATCGCCCGCGAGCTGGGCCAGCTGCTGGTGCAGCTCGACATCGCCCTGGAGTCGGTCGTGGGCGTCGGTGTGGCCGGAGCCGGTCTCGACCTGGGCGCGGGTGCGGAGCGCCTCTCGATCACCTCCACCGAGTGGGAGTCGTTCGCGCTGAGCAAGGCGCTCGAGCCGCGCATCGGCCTCCCCGTCGTGCGTGACAACGACGCGGCCTGCGCCGCCCTCGGCCAGTACTGGGCCGGGCGGGTGCCCGCGACGCAGGACTTCGCGACGCTGTACCTCTCGAACGGCTTCGGCCTCGGTCTGATGGTCGGCGGAAGCGTCGCGCGCGGCGCCTCCTCGAACGTCGGCGAGATCGGGCACATGGTGATCGACATCGACGGTCCGCAGTGCTGGTGCGGGGCCCGGGGCTGCCTGGAGATGCTCGCCGCCCCCCGCGCGGTGGTCGCGCAGGCGCTCGAGGACGACGACCTCGCCGCGCAGCTCGGTCTGACGGGCGACCCGCAGCGCTTCCGCGCCGACTTCGAGGCGATCGCCCGCGCGGCCGCCCAGGGCGAGCCGCGGTGCTGCGAGCTGATCAAGCGGTCGGCGCGGTACGTGGCCGCCGCCGTGCTGTCCATCGTGAACGTGCTCGACCTCGACCGCGTGGTCCTGGCCGGCCCGGGCTTCGCCGACGCCGGCGCCCTGTACGTCCGCGAGATCCGTGACACCGTGTCGAGGTTCGCGCGCACCCGCACCATCCACCCCGTCGTCATCGAACTGGCCGACCCCGGGCTGGATGCCGCGGCGGGCGGAGCGGCGACGCTCGCCCTGCAGCACGCGCTGACGCCTCACGCGGCGCCCGGGCGGTAG
- a CDS encoding LacI family DNA-binding transcriptional regulator yields the protein MTESLADTPSARTGSRKRGPSLGDVALHAGVSTQTVSRVANGLTNVEESTRERVLASMQALGYRPNRAARALRSGQFRNIGVVMFTLSSYGNMRTLDAIAVSAATAGYSITVVPVEHPTQKDVSIAFSRLLEQAVDGIIVVLEAHIVDRGDVELPPGLSVVVVDSTERPDYPQVDTDQAEGARQATEHLLALGHRTVWHISGPAESYSAARREESWRRTLEAAGAPIPDVFRGDWSTASGYRHGQEIAARPEITAVFAANDQMALGVLRALHEAGRRVPEEVSVVGFDDMAESDSFWPPLTTVHQEFEAIGRRALELLIAEIEDRPEPVRSSVLHTRLVVRASTAPPAAG from the coding sequence ATGACCGAGTCGCTCGCCGATACGCCGTCCGCCCGCACGGGATCCCGTAAGCGCGGCCCGTCGCTGGGCGACGTCGCGCTGCACGCGGGGGTGTCGACACAGACGGTGTCGCGGGTCGCGAACGGGCTCACCAACGTCGAGGAGTCCACTCGGGAGCGCGTGCTCGCCTCCATGCAGGCGCTCGGCTACCGGCCCAACCGCGCCGCGCGGGCGCTCCGCTCCGGGCAGTTCAGGAACATCGGCGTCGTCATGTTCACGCTCTCCTCCTACGGCAACATGCGCACCCTCGACGCGATCGCGGTCTCGGCCGCCACCGCGGGCTACTCGATCACGGTCGTGCCGGTCGAGCATCCGACCCAGAAGGACGTCAGCATCGCCTTCAGCCGGCTGCTCGAGCAGGCGGTCGACGGCATCATCGTCGTGCTGGAGGCGCACATCGTCGACCGCGGCGACGTCGAGCTGCCGCCGGGCCTCTCGGTGGTTGTCGTCGACTCGACCGAGCGGCCGGACTACCCCCAGGTCGACACCGACCAGGCGGAGGGCGCCCGCCAGGCGACGGAGCACCTCCTCGCCCTCGGCCACCGCACGGTGTGGCACATCTCGGGCCCGGCGGAGTCGTACTCGGCCGCCCGCCGCGAGGAGTCGTGGCGGCGGACGCTGGAGGCGGCGGGCGCACCCATCCCCGACGTGTTCCGCGGCGACTGGTCGACGGCTTCGGGATACCGCCACGGCCAGGAGATCGCCGCGCGTCCCGAGATCACCGCGGTATTCGCCGCGAACGACCAGATGGCGCTCGGCGTGCTCCGCGCACTGCACGAGGCGGGACGGCGGGTGCCCGAGGAGGTCAGCGTCGTCGGCTTCGACGACATGGCCGAGTCGGACTCGTTCTGGCCGCCGCTCACCACCGTTCACCAGGAGTTCGAGGCGATCGGCCGCCGCGCCCTCGAACTGCTGATCGCCGAGATCGAGGACCGCCCGGAGCCGGTGCGCTCCTCCGTGCTCCACACGCGCCTCGTGGTGCGCGCCAGCACGGCGCCCCCCGCCGCCGGCTGA
- a CDS encoding zinc-binding dehydrogenase: MARVSRFGDASAMVLARAPIRPPRGNEVVVRVTHASLGATDLLARRGGYILHPVPGFVTGYDFVGELLTESAVSLALGLRSGAVVAGVLPLMGAHATFLTLAPTLLVAVPPGLDPATAAVLPLDAITAAHALELAGPARSVLVQGASGAVGALAAQLALRTGATVVGTASARTADRVRALGAHVVDHTDRDWPALVRQAAGGAVDAVIDHTGTERDRDVLAADGVLVRTGFAGRAGHERSDALRGAAAAARDRRERVCSAPLYVATRRNAYRRTLARLLADAADGSLRVAEPLVQPLADIWEAHRAAEAAPAGAKVVLTTA, encoded by the coding sequence GTGGCCCGCGTGTCCCGGTTCGGCGACGCCTCCGCGATGGTGCTGGCCCGCGCGCCGATCCGTCCGCCCCGCGGCAACGAGGTCGTCGTCCGGGTGACGCATGCGTCCCTCGGGGCGACGGATCTGCTCGCCCGGCGCGGCGGCTACATCCTGCATCCCGTCCCCGGATTTGTGACCGGCTACGACTTCGTCGGCGAGCTCCTCACGGAGTCGGCCGTGTCGCTCGCCCTGGGTCTCCGCTCGGGTGCGGTGGTCGCCGGCGTCCTGCCGCTGATGGGCGCGCACGCCACGTTCCTCACGCTCGCGCCGACGCTGCTGGTCGCGGTGCCGCCCGGGCTCGACCCGGCGACGGCGGCCGTGCTGCCGCTCGACGCGATCACCGCGGCGCACGCGCTGGAGCTCGCGGGCCCGGCCCGCAGCGTCCTGGTGCAGGGCGCGTCCGGCGCGGTGGGAGCGCTCGCCGCGCAGCTGGCCCTGCGCACCGGCGCGACCGTGGTCGGCACCGCGTCCGCCCGGACGGCGGACCGGGTCCGTGCGCTCGGCGCGCACGTCGTCGACCACACCGACCGCGACTGGCCCGCGCTCGTCCGGCAGGCGGCGGGAGGGGCGGTGGATGCGGTCATCGACCACACGGGGACGGAACGGGACCGCGACGTGCTGGCCGCCGACGGCGTGCTGGTCCGCACGGGCTTCGCCGGGCGTGCCGGGCACGAGCGCTCCGACGCCCTGCGGGGCGCGGCGGCCGCGGCCCGCGACCGGCGGGAGCGCGTGTGCAGCGCGCCCCTGTACGTGGCGACCCGGCGCAACGCCTACCGGCGCACCCTCGCTCGCCTGCTGGCGGACGCGGCAGACGGGTCGCTGCGCGTCGCCGAGCCGCTGGTCCAGCCGCTCGCGGACATCTGGGAGGCGCACCGTGCGGCAGAGGCGGCTCCCGCCGGCGCCAAGGTCGTGCTCACGACGGCCTGA
- a CDS encoding MmcQ/YjbR family DNA-binding protein produces MEHPLLFEPGDPLVERVRALCLRLPEAVETLNHGRPSWKAGTSGRAFAVLGATMDRTDTLVFKPDPAEAPAWRQDPRVFVPKYWGPSGWLAIELDRGAGDWSETSELIETSYRQVALRRQLAVLDGVM; encoded by the coding sequence ATGGAGCATCCCCTGCTGTTCGAGCCGGGCGACCCGTTGGTGGAGCGGGTGCGTGCGCTGTGCCTGCGGCTCCCGGAGGCCGTGGAGACGCTGAACCACGGGCGCCCGTCGTGGAAGGCGGGCACATCCGGGCGCGCCTTCGCCGTGCTCGGGGCGACGATGGACCGCACGGACACGCTGGTCTTCAAGCCCGATCCGGCGGAGGCGCCGGCATGGCGTCAGGACCCGCGCGTGTTCGTCCCGAAGTACTGGGGCCCGAGCGGCTGGCTGGCGATCGAGCTGGACCGCGGGGCCGGCGACTGGTCGGAGACGTCCGAACTCATCGAGACGTCGTACCGCCAGGTCGCCCTCCGTCGCCAATTGGCGGTCTTGGATGGGGTCATGTAA
- a CDS encoding sugar ABC transporter permease, which translates to MTTTSLTQAGTAGGSRRLRRSRRDWRGWAFVAPFMIVFAAMIIAPVVYALYLSLFRQQLIGGNAFVGLGNYVAVFQDAKFWQSLGRVTLFLVVQVPVMLALSLVAALALDSARLHGAAFFRIALFLPYAVPGVVAALIWGFIYGDQFGLTASLNALLGTGLAPLSGQWVLASIGNIVTWEFMGYNMLIFYSALRVIPTELYEAAEIDGAGAFRTVFSIKLPAIRGALVIATIFSIIGSFQLFNEPNLLKQLAPNAISSYFTPNMYAYNLSFAGQQFNYAATVAIVMGVVTAVIAYVVQLRGTRKELR; encoded by the coding sequence ATGACAACGACGTCCCTCACGCAGGCCGGCACCGCGGGCGGCAGCCGCCGCCTCCGGCGGAGCCGCCGCGACTGGCGCGGCTGGGCCTTCGTCGCCCCGTTCATGATCGTCTTCGCGGCCATGATCATCGCCCCGGTCGTGTACGCGCTGTACCTCAGCCTCTTCCGTCAGCAGCTCATCGGCGGCAACGCCTTCGTCGGCCTCGGCAACTACGTCGCCGTCTTCCAGGACGCCAAGTTCTGGCAGTCGCTCGGCCGGGTCACCCTGTTCCTCGTGGTGCAGGTGCCCGTCATGCTGGCGCTGTCGCTGGTCGCCGCTCTGGCGCTCGACAGCGCCCGCCTCCACGGCGCGGCGTTCTTCCGCATCGCGCTGTTCCTCCCCTACGCGGTTCCCGGCGTCGTCGCGGCGCTGATCTGGGGCTTCATCTACGGCGACCAGTTCGGCCTCACCGCCAGCCTGAACGCGCTGCTCGGCACCGGGCTCGCACCGCTGAGCGGCCAGTGGGTGCTGGCGTCGATCGGCAACATCGTCACCTGGGAGTTCATGGGCTACAACATGCTCATCTTCTACTCGGCGCTGCGCGTCATCCCGACCGAGCTCTACGAGGCGGCGGAGATCGACGGAGCCGGGGCCTTCCGCACGGTGTTCAGCATCAAGCTCCCGGCCATCCGCGGCGCCCTGGTCATCGCCACGATCTTCAGCATCATCGGGAGCTTCCAGCTCTTCAACGAGCCGAACCTCCTCAAGCAGCTGGCTCCCAACGCGATCAGCAGCTACTTCACGCCCAACATGTACGCCTACAACCTCTCGTTCGCCGGGCAGCAGTTCAACTACGCCGCGACGGTCGCGATCGTGATGGGCGTCGTCACCGCCGTGATCGCCTACGTCGTGCAGCTCCGCGGCACGAGGAAGGAGCTCCGCTGA
- a CDS encoding dienelactone hydrolase family protein, which yields MTFDTPSPSLAPAYQALLEQVPIGEHSVIEAETVAYEHEGLALEGYLARDAQADERKPAVLVLHDWFGVADNVRMRAQMLARRGYVAFAADLFGADVRPATGYDASAEAGKYYRDLPLLRSRVAAGFSWLRQHPAVDPARLAVIGYCFGGTAALEFARTGAPARGVVSFHGGLIAHDPSDAGQIAASLLVLTGGSDPVVPDEAVVAFKEELRGAPHVDWQVTTYSGAPHAFTIPGRDNYRPLADARSWRELVCFLDEVFR from the coding sequence GTGACGTTCGACACCCCGTCGCCCTCCCTCGCGCCCGCGTACCAGGCCCTGCTCGAGCAGGTGCCGATCGGCGAGCACTCCGTGATCGAGGCCGAGACAGTGGCCTACGAGCACGAGGGACTGGCGCTGGAGGGCTACCTGGCCCGGGATGCGCAGGCCGACGAGCGCAAGCCCGCCGTGCTGGTGCTGCACGACTGGTTCGGCGTCGCAGACAACGTCCGCATGCGCGCGCAGATGCTGGCCCGGCGCGGATACGTGGCCTTCGCCGCGGACCTCTTCGGCGCGGACGTGCGGCCGGCGACCGGCTACGACGCCTCCGCCGAGGCCGGGAAGTACTACCGCGACCTCCCGCTGCTCCGCTCGCGCGTGGCGGCCGGCTTCAGCTGGCTGCGGCAGCATCCCGCCGTCGACCCGGCCCGTCTCGCGGTCATCGGCTACTGCTTCGGCGGGACGGCGGCGCTCGAGTTCGCCCGCACCGGCGCACCGGCGCGCGGCGTCGTCTCGTTCCACGGCGGGCTGATCGCCCACGACCCGTCCGACGCCGGCCAGATCGCCGCCTCCCTCCTGGTGCTGACCGGCGGCTCGGACCCGGTCGTGCCGGACGAGGCCGTCGTCGCCTTCAAGGAGGAGCTGCGGGGTGCGCCGCACGTGGACTGGCAGGTGACCACCTACTCCGGCGCCCCGCACGCCTTCACCATCCCGGGCCGCGACAACTACCGGCCGCTCGCCGACGCGCGCAGCTGGCGCGAACTGGTGTGCTTCCTGGACGAGGTGTTCCGGTGA
- a CDS encoding sugar ABC transporter substrate-binding protein, whose product MKRTIGSRTLRRTVAAAIVSTVVGISLAACSGGASSSGGSASDIDSALKQGGTITYWSWTPSAEAQVAAFEKKYPKVKVKLVNAGTNTTEYTKLQNAIKAGSGAPDVAQVEYYAIPQFALSDSLVDLKQYGFDSLKSDYTPGPWGSVNVGGKLVGLPQDSGPMAMFYNKTLFDKYGIEVPKTWDEYVAAAQKLHAADPNAYITSDSGDSGFTTSMIWQAGGRPFSVDGTKVSIDLQDEGTKKWTATWDKLVEGKLLSTVPGWSDDWFKALGNGSIATLVTGAWMPGVLESSVKDGAGQWRVAPIPTYDGTPANAENGGGGQVVLKQSKNQALAAGFLKWLNNDPESIKVFLKSGGFPSTTKDLESSDFLASAPDYFGGQKINEVLVDGAKNVSTGWQYLPFQVYANSIYGDTVGQSYTSNSSLNPGLQAWQKALVDYGNQQGFTVTGK is encoded by the coding sequence ATGAAGCGCACCATCGGGTCCCGCACCCTGCGCAGGACCGTCGCGGCCGCGATCGTCAGCACCGTCGTCGGCATCTCGCTCGCCGCCTGCTCCGGCGGCGCCTCGTCCTCCGGCGGGAGCGCCTCGGACATCGACTCCGCCCTCAAGCAGGGCGGCACGATCACCTACTGGTCGTGGACGCCGTCCGCCGAGGCGCAGGTCGCCGCCTTCGAGAAGAAGTACCCGAAGGTGAAGGTCAAGCTGGTCAACGCCGGCACGAACACCACCGAGTACACCAAGCTTCAGAACGCGATCAAGGCGGGATCGGGGGCCCCCGATGTCGCGCAGGTCGAGTACTACGCCATCCCGCAGTTCGCCCTGTCCGACTCCCTCGTCGACCTGAAGCAGTACGGCTTCGACTCGCTGAAGAGCGACTACACGCCCGGACCGTGGGGCTCGGTCAACGTCGGCGGCAAGCTCGTCGGCCTGCCCCAGGACTCCGGCCCCATGGCGATGTTCTACAACAAGACGCTGTTCGACAAGTACGGCATCGAGGTCCCGAAGACGTGGGACGAGTACGTGGCCGCCGCCCAGAAGCTGCACGCCGCCGACCCGAACGCCTACATCACGAGCGACTCCGGTGACTCCGGTTTCACCACCTCCATGATCTGGCAGGCGGGCGGGCGTCCGTTCAGCGTCGACGGCACCAAGGTGTCGATCGACCTCCAGGACGAGGGCACCAAGAAGTGGACGGCGACCTGGGACAAGCTGGTCGAGGGCAAGCTGCTGTCGACGGTCCCCGGCTGGAGCGACGACTGGTTCAAGGCGCTCGGCAACGGCTCCATCGCCACGCTGGTCACCGGCGCGTGGATGCCCGGCGTGCTCGAGTCGTCGGTGAAGGACGGCGCGGGCCAGTGGCGCGTCGCCCCCATCCCGACCTACGACGGCACCCCGGCGAACGCCGAGAACGGCGGAGGCGGCCAGGTCGTGCTCAAGCAGAGCAAGAACCAGGCGCTCGCGGCCGGCTTCCTGAAGTGGCTGAACAACGACCCGGAGAGCATCAAGGTCTTCCTGAAGTCGGGCGGTTTCCCCTCGACCACGAAGGACCTGGAGTCGTCCGACTTCCTCGCCAGCGCGCCCGACTACTTCGGCGGCCAGAAGATCAACGAGGTGCTCGTGGACGGCGCGAAGAACGTCTCGACCGGGTGGCAGTACCTGCCGTTCCAGGTGTACGCGAACAGCATCTACGGCGACACCGTCGGTCAGTCGTACACGTCGAACTCCAGCCTGAACCCGGGCCTGCAGGCCTGGCAGAAGGCGCTGGTCGACTACGGCAACCAGCAGGGCTTCACCGTCACCGGCAAGTAG
- a CDS encoding beta-galactosidase, with protein MTTFEIVGDDFVLDGEPHRILSGALHYFRVHPDDWADRIRKARMMGLNTIETYVPWNAHEPVPGGWRADGRLDLERFLRTVADEGMHAIVRPGPYICAEWDNGGLPAWLFTDPEVGIRRSEPRFVAALSRYLRNVLDIVRPLQVTEGGPVLLVQVENEYGAYGDDKEYLRQLVEVIRGAGITVPLTTVDQPQDDMLENGSLPGLLKTASFGSRSRERLATLRRHQPTGPLMCSEFWDGWFDSWGTHHHTTPVAESAADLDELLALGASVNLYMFHGGTNFGFTNGANDKGVYQPIVTSYDYDAPLDESGEPTEKFWAFRDVIAKYAELPELEPVVAAAAPSFTVPFDAAVPLWAVADRLGEWSHTDELPTFDELGHYSGLGLYRTEIDTAEPAVLEFGEVRDRAYVSVGTSRLGVLARDHHDSAIALSPSRGTLTVLVEDQGRVDYGPRIGEPKGLIGPVHLNGEELRRWSVLPLQLSSIEPVRDALDGAAGAPERLAGPVFARAGFELDEPCPLFLDTTGWGKGVAWINGFNLGRYWTRGPQQTLYVPRGVLRTGANELIVLELESAAESVAAFVPEPRLGHTEV; from the coding sequence ATGACCACCTTCGAGATCGTGGGTGACGACTTCGTCCTCGACGGCGAGCCGCACCGCATCCTCTCCGGCGCACTGCACTACTTCCGCGTGCATCCGGACGACTGGGCCGACCGCATCCGCAAGGCGCGCATGATGGGGCTCAACACGATCGAGACGTACGTGCCGTGGAACGCGCACGAGCCGGTCCCCGGCGGATGGCGCGCCGACGGTCGGCTCGACCTGGAGCGGTTCCTGCGGACGGTGGCCGACGAGGGGATGCACGCCATCGTCCGCCCCGGCCCCTACATCTGCGCGGAGTGGGACAACGGCGGGCTCCCCGCGTGGCTGTTCACCGATCCGGAGGTGGGGATCCGGCGCTCCGAGCCGCGATTCGTCGCGGCGCTGTCGCGCTACCTCCGCAACGTGCTGGACATCGTCCGCCCGCTCCAGGTCACCGAGGGCGGACCGGTGCTGCTGGTGCAGGTCGAGAACGAGTACGGCGCGTACGGCGACGACAAGGAGTACCTGCGGCAGCTCGTCGAGGTGATCCGCGGCGCCGGGATCACCGTGCCGCTGACCACGGTGGATCAGCCGCAGGACGACATGCTCGAGAACGGGTCGCTGCCGGGCCTGCTGAAGACCGCCTCCTTCGGCTCGCGCTCACGGGAGCGCCTGGCCACCCTGCGCCGCCACCAGCCGACCGGGCCGCTGATGTGCTCGGAGTTCTGGGACGGCTGGTTCGACAGCTGGGGCACGCACCACCACACGACGCCGGTCGCCGAGTCGGCGGCCGACCTCGACGAGCTGCTGGCGCTCGGCGCCTCGGTCAACCTCTACATGTTCCACGGGGGCACGAACTTCGGCTTCACCAACGGAGCCAACGACAAGGGCGTCTACCAGCCGATCGTCACCAGCTACGACTACGACGCCCCGCTCGACGAGTCCGGCGAGCCGACCGAGAAGTTCTGGGCGTTCCGCGACGTGATCGCCAAGTACGCGGAGCTGCCGGAACTCGAACCGGTCGTGGCCGCCGCGGCGCCGTCGTTCACGGTCCCGTTCGACGCCGCCGTCCCGCTGTGGGCGGTCGCCGACCGGCTCGGCGAGTGGTCGCACACCGACGAGCTGCCGACCTTCGACGAGCTGGGCCACTACAGCGGCCTCGGCCTCTACCGCACCGAGATCGACACCGCGGAGCCCGCGGTGCTGGAGTTCGGCGAGGTGCGGGACCGCGCCTACGTCTCCGTCGGAACCAGCCGCCTGGGCGTGCTTGCGCGCGACCACCACGACAGCGCCATCGCGCTCTCCCCCAGCCGGGGAACGCTCACGGTGCTGGTCGAGGACCAGGGACGCGTCGACTACGGCCCCCGCATCGGCGAGCCGAAGGGCCTGATCGGCCCGGTGCACCTGAACGGCGAGGAGCTGAGGCGGTGGAGCGTCCTTCCGCTCCAGCTGTCCTCGATCGAGCCGGTGCGCGACGCCCTGGACGGTGCCGCCGGGGCGCCGGAGCGGCTGGCCGGTCCGGTCTTCGCCCGCGCCGGCTTCGAGCTGGACGAGCCGTGTCCCCTCTTCCTCGACACGACGGGATGGGGCAAGGGCGTCGCCTGGATCAACGGCTTCAATCTCGGCCGCTACTGGACGCGCGGCCCCCAGCAGACCCTGTACGTTCCGCGCGGGGTGCTCCGCACTGGTGCCAACGAGCTGATCGTGCTGGAACTCGAGTCGGCCGCCGAGTCGGTCGCCGCGTTCGTCCCCGAGCCGCGGCTGGGCCACACGGAGGTCTGA